A genomic stretch from Candidatus Schekmanbacteria bacterium includes:
- a CDS encoding methylmalonyl-CoA mutase family protein, whose product MDEIKKRLDKWEGKINKSKQKDLLTPRNTTSHIPIKLLYTPIDSEAIDYDQNIGEPGSFPFTRGIQETMYRGRLWTMRQYAGFGDAEESNKRYRYLLDHGQTGLSIAFDLPTQMGYDSDHQMSKGEVGKVGVAIDSLEDMEILFNEIPLDKVSTSMTINATASILLAMYMAVAEKQGVSAGNISGTIQNDILKEYVARGTYIFPPAQSMRIITDIFSFCKDTLPKFNTISISGYHIREAGSSAVQEVAFTLADGIAYVDAAIKAGLDVDIFAPRLSFFFNVHNNFIEEIAKFRAARRLWAKIMKERFGAKDARSCMLRFHTQTAGCTLTAQQPYTNIVRVTIQALAAVLGGTQSLHTNSMDEALALPTEEAVRIALRTQQIIAYESGVTNTVDPAGGSYAVESITSEIESRAMDYIKKIDDMGGVLRAIEAGFIQKEIQDSAYNYQKSIENKKQIIVGVNEFTIKEEPKVNILKVNPQIEEKQRARLSALRSRRDNKKVESALTEIERCAKGSSNLMPAILNAVRNYSTLGEISGCLKKVFGEYKEVLTI is encoded by the coding sequence ATAGATGAGATAAAAAAACGACTTGATAAATGGGAAGGTAAAATAAATAAAAGCAAGCAGAAAGATCTTCTTACGCCGCGCAATACAACGTCCCATATACCCATAAAACTTCTTTATACCCCCATTGATTCAGAAGCCATAGATTATGACCAAAATATCGGAGAACCCGGAAGCTTTCCATTCACCAGAGGGATACAGGAGACAATGTACCGCGGGCGTCTCTGGACAATGAGGCAGTATGCAGGGTTCGGTGACGCGGAGGAATCCAACAAAAGGTACCGCTACCTGCTTGACCACGGGCAGACAGGGCTTAGCATTGCTTTCGATCTGCCTACCCAGATGGGTTATGATTCCGACCACCAAATGTCCAAAGGAGAGGTAGGGAAAGTCGGGGTTGCCATTGATTCGCTGGAAGACATGGAAATACTTTTCAATGAGATCCCTCTTGATAAAGTAAGCACATCAATGACTATAAATGCCACTGCAAGCATCCTTCTTGCCATGTACATGGCTGTTGCTGAAAAACAGGGAGTAAGCGCAGGCAATATTTCAGGGACCATCCAGAATGACATATTGAAAGAATACGTTGCCCGCGGGACTTATATATTCCCGCCAGCACAATCGATGAGGATCATTACCGACATTTTTTCCTTTTGCAAGGACACCCTGCCAAAGTTCAATACCATCAGCATCAGCGGATACCATATAAGGGAGGCAGGCTCGTCTGCGGTCCAGGAGGTTGCATTCACGCTTGCAGACGGAATTGCTTATGTTGATGCCGCGATTAAAGCAGGTCTTGATGTAGATATATTTGCACCGCGTCTATCCTTCTTTTTCAACGTGCACAACAATTTCATTGAAGAAATAGCCAAGTTCCGCGCAGCCCGCAGGCTTTGGGCAAAAATAATGAAAGAGCGTTTCGGGGCAAAAGATGCCCGCTCCTGCATGCTGAGGTTCCATACCCAGACAGCCGGATGCACCCTTACTGCCCAGCAGCCATACACGAATATAGTGCGTGTAACAATCCAGGCGCTTGCAGCAGTGCTGGGCGGGACTCAATCCCTTCATACTAATTCCATGGACGAAGCACTTGCACTTCCTACCGAGGAAGCTGTCCGTATTGCCCTTCGCACCCAGCAGATAATCGCCTACGAATCAGGTGTCACCAACACGGTTGATCCTGCCGGCGGGTCATATGCAGTTGAATCCATTACGAGCGAAATTGAATCCAGGGCAATGGATTACATCAAAAAAATAGACGATATGGGCGGTGTGTTGAGAGCCATTGAAGCAGGATTTATTCAGAAAGAGATTCAGGACAGCGCCTATAATTATCAGAAAAGCATAGAAAATAAAAAGCAGATCATAGTAGGTGTAAACGAATTTACCATAAAGGAAGAGCCTAAGGTAAATATACTCAAAGTAAACCCTCAGATAGAAGAAAAACAGAGGGCCCGTCTTTCAGCGTTAAGAAGCAGGAGAGATAACAAGAAAGTTGAATCCGCACTTACAGAGATAGAAAGATGCGCTAAAGGAAGCTCCAACCTTATGCCAGCAATATTAAATGCCGTAAGAAATTACTCAACTCTTGGGGAAATCTCCGGATGCCTGAAAAAGGTTTTTGGAGAATACAAAGAAGTTTTAACAATATGA
- the efp gene encoding elongation factor P, which translates to MISTADFRKGMKLKLDEGLFEIVDIQHTKMARRGATIRAKLKNIRTGAVIERVYNSGEKFDVPDFEQKPVQYLYTDSGQYHFMVIENYDQFHLSENEVGENKWFLKEGDQCSVLFFEGNPISLDIPLNVVMKVVETEPAIKGDTVSNVTKSATLESGLVVKVPLFIKEGDKLKIDTRSKEYISRE; encoded by the coding sequence ATGATTTCAACTGCAGATTTCAGAAAAGGGATGAAGCTCAAGCTTGATGAAGGGCTATTTGAGATTGTCGATATTCAGCACACCAAGATGGCGCGAAGAGGTGCAACGATAAGAGCTAAACTGAAGAACATAAGAACCGGAGCCGTAATTGAAAGGGTTTACAACTCAGGCGAAAAATTTGATGTCCCGGATTTTGAACAGAAGCCTGTCCAATATCTTTATACTGATTCTGGACAATACCATTTTATGGTTATTGAAAATTATGATCAGTTTCACCTTTCAGAAAATGAAGTAGGAGAGAACAAATGGTTTCTGAAGGAGGGTGACCAGTGCAGTGTTCTTTTCTTCGAAGGGAATCCTATAAGTCTCGATATTCCTCTTAATGTTGTAATGAAAGTAGTAGAAACAGAACCTGCCATAAAAGGCGATACTGTAAGTAATGTTACCAAAAGTGCAACACTTGAATCAGGTTTGGTAGTAAAGGTTCCCCTGTTTATAAAAGAGGGAGACAAACTGAAAATTGATACGAGGTCTAAAGAATATATTAGTAGAGAGTAG
- the mce gene encoding methylmalonyl-CoA epimerase — protein sequence MKLNRIDHIGIAVNSIESAGNFFSEILSLKPYDVEIIESQKVRVMAFQIGESKIEVLEAISDESPIKKFIEKKGEGIHHIAYEVDDIRAALADLENQGVSLIDKTPRNGLHGTKIAFIHPKSSAGILTELVER from the coding sequence GTGAAACTTAACCGGATAGATCACATTGGTATAGCAGTAAACAGTATCGAAAGCGCAGGGAATTTCTTTTCGGAAATACTAAGCCTCAAACCCTACGACGTTGAAATAATAGAATCGCAAAAAGTAAGAGTCATGGCATTCCAGATAGGCGAATCAAAAATAGAAGTATTAGAAGCAATCAGCGATGAAAGCCCTATTAAGAAGTTCATTGAAAAAAAGGGGGAAGGTATTCATCACATAGCTTATGAGGTTGATGATATCAGGGCTGCCCTTGCAGATCTTGAGAATCAGGGTGTTTCTCTTATAGATAAAACACCGCGAAACGGGCTTCACGGCACTAAGATCGCATTCATACACCCTAAAAGCTCGGCTGGAATACTTACCGAACTGGTAGAGAGATAA
- a CDS encoding tetratricopeptide repeat protein, which translates to MTDKRLNATSTIAAVILLFTACFILYRTSLKVPFLFDDLLFISSNSSSNWGISVFFHNMGIFISRPLLGLSFAANYEISRNSPAGFHIGNLIIHSINCSLIFFVLKKLLRTTYGELTILNKNIVSFSGALFFLVHPLATESVTYVSGRSSLLYTMFLLLSVLLYISFEENKGEWKWFFYGFSLLAYVASLASKEIAAICPLILIAVIFFFLLRDNKKLNLIPILPFFFIPIATVLLRKASLLSGASPDGTSRNIIVQLMTEIYVLAESVFKVLFPVNLNFDPDYSDITTPIDSGFFIGLIVLTFMIAAVFYVRKKNPFIVFSILFFLISFSPHLFIRLRDYMSERWLYFPLISVSFLIAGILATTSGKNQARGFVKYSPAAIIFVVIVIFSALTLSRLEVWQSADLIWTDTVKKSPGKFRVHANLGHVFLREEKFPEAEKELLKAININKEYAEVHYDLAQVYSNLGKDELAYAEYGNALKYMTYYDDPAYSVYYNSMINMGVISFKNGDKQKAMELFSNAIKLDNRYPQAFNNLGIVFMNMGDMEKAELNFLMALNRDPKYAMAYYNLADVYIKEGRNDEAAEILKKVKSVKPD; encoded by the coding sequence ATGACTGATAAAAGGTTAAATGCTACAAGTACGATTGCTGCGGTTATACTTTTGTTTACTGCATGTTTTATCCTTTACAGGACGTCCCTTAAGGTTCCCTTTCTTTTCGATGATCTGCTTTTCATTTCCTCTAATAGCAGCAGTAACTGGGGTATAAGTGTTTTTTTTCATAATATGGGGATATTTATTTCCAGGCCATTGCTTGGATTAAGCTTTGCCGCGAATTATGAGATATCCAGGAATTCACCGGCAGGCTTTCATATAGGCAATCTGATCATTCATTCTATAAACTGTTCGCTGATATTTTTTGTTCTGAAGAAACTGTTAAGAACAACATATGGTGAACTTACGATTCTTAATAAGAACATCGTGTCTTTTTCAGGGGCTTTGTTTTTTCTTGTACATCCACTCGCCACGGAATCTGTAACCTATGTTTCCGGCAGGTCGTCACTCCTTTATACCATGTTTCTCCTTTTGTCAGTGCTGCTTTACATTTCATTTGAAGAAAACAAAGGTGAATGGAAATGGTTCTTCTATGGTTTCTCTTTGTTGGCATATGTTGCTTCTCTGGCAAGCAAGGAGATAGCGGCCATATGTCCTTTGATACTCATTGCGGTTATTTTCTTTTTTCTTTTGAGAGATAATAAGAAGTTAAATCTTATTCCAATACTTCCGTTCTTTTTTATTCCAATCGCGACTGTCCTTTTAAGGAAGGCTTCACTTTTAAGCGGGGCCAGCCCTGATGGAACTTCAAGAAATATAATAGTTCAGCTTATGACAGAAATATACGTATTGGCTGAATCTGTTTTCAAGGTGTTATTCCCTGTTAATCTTAATTTCGATCCTGATTATTCAGACATCACAACGCCCATTGATTCGGGATTTTTTATTGGACTCATTGTTTTAACTTTCATGATTGCAGCAGTGTTTTATGTGAGAAAGAAAAATCCTTTTATTGTGTTTTCAATTTTATTTTTTTTGATCTCTTTTTCGCCGCATCTTTTTATACGTCTGCGTGACTACATGTCAGAACGCTGGCTTTATTTCCCTCTCATTTCTGTTTCATTTTTAATTGCCGGCATATTGGCAACAACGTCAGGAAAGAACCAGGCCAGAGGTTTTGTTAAATATTCCCCTGCGGCTATTATCTTTGTAGTTATTGTCATTTTCTCCGCTTTGACTTTAAGCCGTCTGGAAGTGTGGCAGAGCGCTGATCTGATATGGACTGATACGGTAAAAAAATCCCCGGGAAAATTTCGTGTTCATGCAAATCTGGGGCATGTATTCTTAAGAGAAGAAAAGTTCCCTGAAGCTGAGAAAGAGCTTCTAAAGGCTATCAATATAAACAAGGAATATGCGGAAGTACATTATGATCTGGCCCAGGTATACAGCAATTTAGGCAAAGATGAATTAGCCTATGCGGAGTACGGGAATGCCTTAAAGTACATGACATATTACGATGACCCGGCTTATTCTGTTTATTATAACTCTATGATAAACATGGGTGTTATCTCTTTTAAGAATGGTGACAAGCAAAAAGCCATGGAATTATTTTCAAATGCAATTAAGCTGGACAACCGGTATCCGCAGGCATTCAATAATCTCGGGATAGTCTTTATGAACATGGGGGACATGGAAAAGGCTGAACTTAATTTCCTGATGGCTCTAAACAGAGACCCCAAATATGCAATGGCGTATTATAACCTTGCCGACGTGTATATAAAAGAAGGACGAAATGATGAAGCTGCAGAGATATTGAAAAAGGTAAAGTCCGTTAAACCTGATTAA
- a CDS encoding pyridoxamine 5'-phosphate oxidase family protein, with protein MPKINVPKFSEKLRDILKKNGITLKEKITTEDFEKEVVRYLDKNNVLHLGTTYRDVPRVTPIEYKHDGLIIYMFSEGGGKFVNLSKNKKVAASIASPYAPKKDFFGAKGLQIWGKATVYSRKSTPAKFRECLKIMKIDESRLSPDFNYRVIKIEPETLRYRNTRSGYRGITWSKD; from the coding sequence ATGCCAAAGATAAATGTCCCGAAATTCTCAGAAAAACTCCGAGATATACTCAAAAAAAATGGAATCACATTAAAGGAAAAAATCACTACGGAAGATTTTGAGAAAGAGGTTGTCCGCTATCTGGATAAAAATAACGTTCTTCATCTTGGTACAACTTACCGTGATGTCCCTAGAGTCACTCCCATAGAGTATAAGCATGACGGTCTCATAATTTATATGTTTTCAGAGGGAGGCGGAAAATTCGTAAACCTCAGCAAAAATAAAAAAGTCGCAGCATCAATAGCCTCACCGTATGCCCCTAAGAAAGATTTTTTTGGAGCAAAGGGCCTGCAAATATGGGGAAAGGCAACAGTTTATTCCAGAAAGTCAACACCTGCAAAATTCCGTGAATGCCTGAAGATAATGAAAATAGATGAATCCAGACTTTCCCCGGATTTTAATTACAGGGTAATTAAAATTGAGCCGGAAACGCTTCGCTACAGAAATACCCGTTCAGGTTACCGGGGAATAACATGGAGTAAAGATTAA
- a CDS encoding mannose-1-phosphate guanylyltransferase, translating to MSDAYAVIMAGGKGTRFWPLSTGDTPKQFLTLIGEESLLQTTVKRVEPLFDRKNILVITNRNHQAIARKQLPQLPAENIICEPEGKNTAPCIGLAAIHILSRSGDADCTIIPSDHIIREPHILRSTLKAMLGTMKRIDGLYTIGFKPLYPETGYGYIRAGAVIKKVRSYDVHKVKEFTEKPSVQKARKFIKSGNYFWNSGIFGWRASTIMMEFAEHCPDLFISLEKIKKSIGTVKYNEVISREYKKIENISIDYAILEKSQKTMVIPSAMNWTDIGSWDALENIYPKDKSRNVSRGKNHFINSENCIVFSSEGSIVLLGVKDLIVVKSENKVFVCGRGKSQDAKQAVEHLKKTGMKEIL from the coding sequence ATGAGTGATGCTTATGCAGTTATAATGGCAGGCGGCAAAGGAACCCGTTTCTGGCCGTTAAGCACCGGAGATACACCCAAGCAGTTCTTAACCCTGATTGGAGAAGAGAGCCTTCTCCAGACAACTGTAAAAAGAGTAGAACCGCTTTTTGACAGGAAAAATATCTTAGTTATAACCAACAGAAATCATCAGGCTATTGCCAGAAAGCAGCTTCCGCAACTTCCGGCAGAAAATATAATCTGCGAGCCTGAGGGGAAGAATACTGCTCCCTGCATAGGTCTTGCAGCAATCCACATTCTGTCACGTTCCGGCGACGCAGATTGTACGATTATCCCTTCTGACCATATTATCAGGGAACCACATATATTGCGCTCGACCTTAAAAGCCATGCTAGGCACGATGAAAAGAATTGACGGGTTATATACAATCGGATTCAAACCTCTTTACCCGGAAACAGGTTACGGTTATATCAGGGCAGGAGCAGTAATAAAAAAAGTCCGAAGCTATGACGTACATAAAGTTAAGGAATTCACCGAAAAACCATCTGTCCAAAAGGCACGTAAATTCATCAAATCCGGAAATTATTTCTGGAACAGCGGTATCTTTGGATGGAGAGCCTCAACAATAATGATGGAATTTGCCGAGCATTGCCCTGATCTTTTCATCTCTCTTGAGAAAATCAAGAAATCCATAGGAACCGTAAAGTACAATGAAGTGATTTCAAGAGAATACAAAAAAATCGAGAACATTTCGATCGATTATGCCATACTTGAGAAATCTCAAAAAACAATGGTTATCCCGTCAGCGATGAACTGGACAGATATTGGAAGCTGGGATGCTCTTGAAAATATTTATCCTAAAGACAAGTCACGCAATGTTTCACGCGGAAAAAATCATTTCATCAATTCTGAAAACTGTATTGTATTCAGTTCCGAAGGATCCATCGTACTGCTTGGCGTAAAGGACCTTATTGTTGTAAAATCAGAAAACAAGGTGTTTGTCTGCGGCAGAGGCAAATCGCAGGATGCAAAACAGGCTGTAGAACATCTAAAAAAAACTGGAATGAAAGAAATACTGTAA